A window of the Pseudomonas furukawaii genome harbors these coding sequences:
- a CDS encoding cache domain-containing protein, translating into MWSIFRDVLLLLFGLASLSSAFAQIDEDYAQETERATRLLNKAVALYRIKGPAALADFSRQGGFVDGEMYVYVVDTNGVMLASGGPSVILVGRNVSSVLDGELDRAFKEALSVPEDGKVRSAEYRWLNWNDGKTERKRVFYQRVGEQIFAAGYYMPRSSKSAAVDLLGRASAAIAADAQKTIERINALDADFIRDDLYVFVVDLDTQKFSAHGFNLRLVGTDFRALQSADEQPIGIQMLDVLKSNEVGEVVYTWRNPANGRIEQKSTLLRKVGKYAVAVGYYLGPST; encoded by the coding sequence ATGTGGTCAATCTTCCGTGACGTCTTGCTACTGCTGTTTGGGCTGGCTTCCTTGTCCAGCGCATTTGCGCAGATCGACGAAGACTATGCGCAAGAAACTGAACGCGCGACTCGGCTCCTGAACAAGGCCGTTGCCTTGTACAGAATCAAAGGGCCGGCCGCATTGGCTGACTTCAGTCGCCAAGGCGGGTTCGTCGACGGTGAGATGTATGTCTATGTCGTGGATACCAATGGGGTGATGTTGGCCAGCGGAGGGCCTTCGGTCATTTTGGTTGGGCGGAACGTCAGCAGCGTTCTCGACGGTGAGTTAGATAGGGCCTTCAAGGAAGCCCTGTCTGTTCCGGAGGATGGGAAGGTGCGTAGTGCCGAGTATCGCTGGCTGAACTGGAACGATGGCAAGACGGAGCGCAAGAGGGTGTTCTATCAGCGCGTCGGCGAGCAAATATTCGCTGCGGGTTACTACATGCCTCGTTCCAGTAAGTCCGCGGCAGTCGACCTTCTTGGGCGTGCCAGCGCGGCGATCGCTGCCGACGCACAGAAAACCATCGAGCGTATCAATGCCTTGGATGCTGATTTCATCCGCGACGATCTCTATGTATTTGTCGTTGATCTGGATACGCAGAAGTTCAGTGCCCATGGCTTCAACTTGCGCCTTGTGGGTACTGATTTCCGCGCTCTGCAGTCTGCCGACGAGCAGCCTATTGGCATACAGATGCTGGACGTACTGAAGAGCAACGAGGTGGGCGAGGTTGTCTACACATGGCGTAATCCCGCGAACGGCCGCATCGAACAGAAGAGCACACTGCTACGCAAGGTAGGCAAGTACGCCGT
- a CDS encoding acyl-CoA dehydrogenase family protein: MRGVFREDHNMFRELARRFVDREIVPHLHEWEKNGIVPKDVWLKAGELGLLCSTVPEEYGGSGGDFGHSAVMIEELARANATAVGFTTHSEIVAPYIVAYGSEEQKQKWLPRMVSGELIGVIAMSEPGIGSDLRSMRTLARRDGEDYIVSGQKTFITNGGNAGLMVTATKLDPAAKELTLICIEEERKGFSKGRLLEKIGLKGQDTAELFFDEVRVPASNRLGEEGQGFKYLTHQLAWERLIIAIRAAQSIHTLLEETIEYTRERKVFGKPVLDFQNTRFKLAEAKAQATMLRVFVDDCLAKVMRGELPADVAAMAKLLGSEMQGKLLDEFLQLHGGYGFMSEYKISRAWVDARVARIYGGTSEIMKEIIGRNL, encoded by the coding sequence ATGCGTGGCGTTTTCCGTGAAGACCACAATATGTTCCGCGAGCTGGCACGACGTTTCGTCGACCGTGAGATCGTGCCCCACCTGCATGAATGGGAAAAGAACGGCATCGTGCCCAAGGACGTCTGGCTGAAGGCCGGCGAGCTTGGCTTGCTGTGCTCCACAGTGCCGGAGGAATATGGCGGTTCCGGTGGCGATTTCGGCCACTCCGCAGTGATGATCGAGGAACTGGCGCGGGCCAATGCCACCGCCGTGGGTTTCACCACCCACTCGGAGATCGTTGCGCCCTACATTGTCGCCTATGGCTCCGAGGAGCAGAAGCAGAAGTGGCTGCCGCGCATGGTCAGCGGCGAGCTGATCGGCGTGATCGCCATGAGCGAGCCGGGCATCGGCAGCGACTTGCGCTCGATGCGCACCCTGGCGCGCCGCGATGGCGAAGATTACATCGTTTCCGGGCAGAAGACCTTCATCACCAATGGCGGCAACGCCGGGTTGATGGTGACCGCCACCAAGCTCGATCCAGCGGCCAAGGAGCTGACGCTGATCTGCATCGAAGAGGAGCGAAAGGGTTTCTCCAAGGGGCGTCTGTTGGAGAAGATCGGTCTCAAGGGCCAGGACACCGCAGAGCTGTTCTTCGACGAGGTGCGTGTGCCGGCCAGTAACCGCCTGGGCGAGGAGGGGCAGGGCTTCAAGTACCTGACTCACCAGTTGGCCTGGGAGCGCCTGATCATCGCTATCCGTGCGGCGCAGTCGATCCATACCCTGCTCGAGGAAACCATTGAGTACACCCGCGAACGCAAGGTGTTCGGCAAGCCGGTGCTGGACTTCCAGAACACCCGCTTCAAGCTGGCCGAGGCCAAGGCGCAGGCAACCATGCTGCGAGTGTTCGTCGACGATTGCCTGGCCAAGGTGATGCGTGGCGAACTGCCGGCGGATGTCGCCGCCATGGCCAAGCTGCTCGGCTCGGAGATGCAGGGCAAGTTACTCGACGAGTTCCTCCAGTTGCACGGCGGCTACGGTTTCATGAGCGAGTACAAGATCAGTCGGGCTTGGGTCGATGCTCGTGTCGCACGTATCTATGGAGGTACGTCTGAAATCATGAAGGAGATCATTGGCCGTAACCTTTGA
- a CDS encoding crotonase/enoyl-CoA hydratase family protein has product MNPFLQIERDGGIVTVRMNHPETRNALTSPEQIQEFVDLCAELRRDRSARVMVLTGNGSAFCAGGNVKDMRSREGIFAGSPFELRNTYRDGIQRIPLALYELDIPVIAAVNGPAIGAGLDLACMCDIRLASSSALFAESFVRLGIVPGDGGAWLLPRIIGIPKASLMAFTGDTINAAKALEWGLVEQVCTHETLQAEAHSLAQRIASNPGHALRLCKRLLREGQHMRLDSLLELSAAYQSLAHHTEDHQEAVAAFMDKRKPGYLDR; this is encoded by the coding sequence ATGAATCCCTTTCTGCAGATCGAGCGGGATGGCGGCATCGTCACCGTGCGCATGAACCATCCGGAAACCCGTAACGCGCTGACCTCGCCGGAGCAGATCCAGGAGTTCGTCGACCTTTGCGCTGAACTGCGCAGGGACCGCTCGGCACGGGTCATGGTGCTGACCGGCAACGGCAGCGCTTTCTGCGCCGGTGGTAATGTCAAGGATATGCGTAGCCGCGAGGGGATCTTCGCCGGCTCACCCTTTGAGTTGCGCAATACCTATCGCGACGGCATCCAGCGTATCCCGCTGGCGTTGTATGAGCTGGACATCCCGGTGATCGCCGCGGTCAACGGTCCGGCGATTGGCGCCGGCTTGGATCTGGCCTGCATGTGCGACATCCGCCTGGCTTCCAGTTCGGCGCTGTTCGCCGAAAGCTTCGTGCGCCTGGGCATAGTTCCTGGCGATGGTGGCGCCTGGCTGCTGCCGCGCATCATTGGCATCCCCAAGGCCAGCCTGATGGCTTTCACCGGTGACACCATCAACGCCGCCAAGGCGCTGGAGTGGGGGCTGGTGGAGCAGGTTTGCACCCATGAAACCCTGCAGGCCGAAGCGCACTCCCTGGCTCAGCGTATCGCCAGCAACCCAGGCCATGCCCTACGCCTGTGCAAACGCCTGCTGCGTGAAGGCCAGCACATGCGCCTCGATTCTCTGCTGGAGCTGTCTGCCGCCTACCAGTCCCTGGCCCATCACACGGAAGATCACCAGGAGGCGGTCGCTGCCTTCATGGACAAGCGCAAGCCGGGTTATCTGGATCGTTGA
- a CDS encoding acyl-CoA dehydrogenase family protein yields MRELFESTIERLLGDLATPEYVLGCEGGVWPAELWTAVEESGFTLAGVPELLGGAEAGWADLHVLVRAAGRFAAPIPLGEALLANWLLGQAGLKGQSGVLSFAADARLDLCDGKVDGAVHDVPWGRHAEAVVAIADDAGTPCVVLLARAEAAEQSLGLNVAGEPRDGLRFRTAPVLASAPLPPGIPADVLLLGGALLRSAQIAGASRALLEMTSTYAGERSQFGRPIGAFQAIQQQLAVFAEQAAAAGIAAEAAFVESDTALAALTIAAAKVSTAEAASSAAGIAHSVHGAIGFTQEYSLHLLSRRLWAWRSEFGSASLWSQRIGQLVCASGGEGYWPLLTEHAKQPLPGLEGHTL; encoded by the coding sequence ATGCGAGAACTATTCGAATCGACCATCGAGCGTCTGCTCGGCGACCTGGCCACGCCGGAATACGTGCTCGGCTGTGAAGGCGGCGTGTGGCCTGCCGAACTCTGGACCGCCGTGGAGGAGTCCGGGTTTACTCTGGCCGGTGTGCCGGAGCTCCTGGGGGGCGCCGAGGCGGGTTGGGCCGACCTCCATGTGCTGGTCCGCGCCGCCGGACGTTTTGCCGCGCCAATACCCTTGGGCGAGGCGCTGCTGGCCAACTGGCTGCTCGGCCAGGCCGGCCTCAAGGGGCAGAGCGGCGTCCTCAGCTTTGCCGCGGATGCCCGGCTCGATCTGTGTGATGGCAAGGTGGACGGTGCAGTGCATGACGTGCCCTGGGGCCGGCATGCCGAAGCCGTGGTGGCCATTGCCGACGATGCCGGCACGCCTTGCGTAGTGCTGCTTGCCCGCGCCGAGGCAGCCGAACAGAGTCTGGGCCTGAACGTGGCCGGCGAGCCGCGCGACGGCCTGCGCTTCAGGACGGCCCCGGTGCTCGCCAGTGCGCCCTTGCCGCCAGGAATCCCTGCTGATGTCCTGCTGCTGGGTGGTGCGTTGCTGCGCTCCGCACAGATCGCCGGCGCCTCGCGGGCGCTGCTGGAGATGACTTCCACATACGCCGGCGAGCGCTCCCAGTTCGGTCGCCCGATCGGCGCCTTTCAGGCCATCCAGCAGCAACTCGCGGTGTTCGCCGAGCAGGCGGCCGCTGCCGGCATCGCCGCGGAGGCGGCTTTCGTCGAGTCGGACACGGCGCTGGCCGCTCTCACCATCGCCGCTGCCAAGGTCAGCACCGCAGAGGCGGCCAGTAGCGCTGCCGGCATCGCCCATTCGGTACATGGCGCCATAGGCTTCACCCAGGAATATTCGCTGCACCTGCTATCGCGGCGCCTGTGGGCCTGGCGCAGCGAGTTCGGCTCGGCCAGTCTGTGGAGCCAGCGTATTGGCCAACTGGTCTGTGCCAGTGGTGGCGAAGGCTACTGGCCGTTGCTCACCGAGCATGCGAAACAACCTCTACCAGGACTCGAGGGGCATACGCTATGA
- a CDS encoding acyl-CoA dehydrogenase family protein: protein MSIAQFTYSRIPPEAESLRREVREFLKDNLAEYQATSRAQSWMGFDADFSRKLGSRGWVGMALPKQYGGSEAGPFSRYVVIEELLAVGAPVSAHWIADRQSGPLINRFGSAAQKDRYLPPICRGESYFCIGMSEPNSGSDLASIKTTARRNEAGWLLNGQKVWTTNAQHSHFMIALVRTGEKQAARHEGMSQFIVDLSLPGISIRPIRDLAGGEHFNEVFFDNVQLDADALIGTEGKGWEQVTAELAFERSGPERFLSCMALLKTLVDALGSTPDALQRREIGRLTAKLVTLRNMSLAVTAQLAAGEHPTWAASCVKDLGNLFEQEIPEVAQLLVEAEPRLSGGSEHARVLAYLMQMAPSFSLRGGTREILRGIIARGLGLR from the coding sequence ATGTCTATTGCTCAATTTACCTACAGCAGGATTCCTCCCGAGGCGGAATCGCTTCGCCGCGAGGTGCGGGAATTTCTCAAGGACAACCTCGCCGAGTACCAGGCGACCTCCAGGGCGCAGTCCTGGATGGGATTCGATGCGGACTTCAGTCGCAAGCTCGGTAGTCGGGGCTGGGTCGGCATGGCATTGCCGAAGCAGTATGGCGGCAGCGAGGCCGGACCCTTCTCGCGCTACGTGGTCATCGAGGAGCTGCTTGCCGTGGGTGCGCCGGTGTCGGCGCACTGGATCGCCGACCGGCAGAGTGGGCCGCTGATCAACCGCTTCGGCAGTGCCGCGCAGAAAGACCGCTATCTGCCGCCGATCTGCCGTGGCGAAAGCTACTTCTGCATTGGCATGAGCGAGCCGAACTCCGGCTCCGACCTGGCGTCGATCAAGACCACTGCCCGGCGCAACGAGGCCGGCTGGCTGCTCAATGGGCAGAAGGTGTGGACCACCAACGCCCAGCACTCGCATTTCATGATCGCCCTGGTGCGTACTGGCGAAAAGCAGGCGGCCCGCCATGAGGGCATGTCGCAGTTCATCGTCGACCTCAGCCTGCCGGGGATCAGCATCCGCCCGATCCGCGACTTGGCCGGCGGCGAGCATTTCAACGAAGTGTTCTTCGACAATGTCCAGCTCGACGCGGACGCGCTGATCGGTACCGAGGGCAAGGGCTGGGAGCAGGTGACCGCCGAGTTGGCTTTCGAGCGCAGCGGTCCGGAGCGTTTCCTGAGCTGCATGGCGTTGCTGAAAACACTTGTCGACGCGTTGGGCAGTACCCCGGACGCCCTGCAACGCCGCGAAATCGGCCGCCTCACGGCGAAGCTGGTGACTCTGCGCAACATGTCGCTGGCGGTCACCGCGCAATTGGCCGCCGGCGAGCACCCTACTTGGGCCGCTTCCTGCGTCAAGGACCTGGGCAACCTGTTCGAGCAGGAGATTCCCGAGGTCGCTCAATTGCTGGTCGAGGCCGAGCCGCGCCTGAGTGGCGGCAGCGAGCATGCCCGGGTCCTGGCCTATCTGATGCAGATGGCGCCGTCCTTCTCACTGCGCGGAGGCACCCGCGAAATCCTGCGCGGCATCATCGCGCGCGGTCTGGGGTTGCGATAA